In Persephonella sp. IF05-L8, the following are encoded in one genomic region:
- a CDS encoding UvrD-helicase domain-containing protein, which produces MPNINYIASAGTGKTYKLVELVIDKVLNEDIPLKDMLILTFSEKAATEIKERIAKRIKELLSENSLNKGEKVRLHRQLIFLDNSYIGTFHSVFLRFLKRFPEKSKIDNSFSILPEGQIDQWLELLFDKWIEADFENDKDRWEEILGLFEGKINLVKKFLKALYSNRLKLSFSEINLENQKQEIQKIKKQIFEVKDEFIKNPIYEILKNAEKEYPQAFKLKPSEILNAIENDAILSLRLEEFFIKKSIPNSVPADLKKELKQITKSPEFLHLQNKLIGLIKEYQQEFADYRANLILSKFYQFLDFVKKEKTEKKIIDFDDILQKTLELLEDNQATEHLKDQFKYIFVDEFQDTDRIQTEILKRISDHNIYVFGDPKQCIYTWRNADLDIYFDFLEKNNFQDKILDTNYRSTPQLVEFFNRLFSDTEILAHINEEFRKPVKPSKNNSIEDPAVRLISIKDTPEKQEITAEAFATAQVINQLVLNGRYDYRDISILFDRNDDINEFLNIFNQLGIPAVSLTNIRYSQLPEIRLLIDCLRFIENPEDSLLATCILKSPVVLSSDEEIYKNGLKSEHRFFRLLKGLSDQKYKLSVEQIIDRIFQEFPFLEVFSVMEDGLQKVKNLKMVKTLAKKKTFDSISLQEFIRFLEDYEATPVNSKDNAVQLMTMHKSKGLQNEVIIIPLIWKNFNLKLFGNIHIYEDKPLIYLSKAKSKLLNDENIEKFLKDRILQEKIRLFYVATTRAKEQLIFISANNKGGKNSILSLINEFLPDKTGIHHEEFRYEDITPESQAQQTEPIDLLQLKEVEQKEKKIRNISFDKERFTSVTKLMEEEKEEISFGKKSEENLGIYIGILTHEVLEDLDFENFSTEQLEKLVQQKKNIVPQHLQEKVIQYVEEIMERFLNSEIYKELKTSQILFRELPFILKDNSSFVEGRIDIVYRKNKKIYVMDFKTNRYESPQEKDNIIRQYQKQKEYYLKAIKKLFPEEDIYFSLGLLWKGEIVLIP; this is translated from the coding sequence ATGCCTAATATAAACTACATAGCATCAGCAGGAACAGGGAAAACATACAAACTTGTTGAGCTTGTGATAGACAAGGTTTTAAATGAGGATATACCCTTAAAAGATATGCTTATTCTCACATTTTCAGAAAAAGCAGCTACAGAGATAAAAGAAAGAATAGCCAAAAGAATAAAAGAACTTCTGTCTGAGAACTCACTAAACAAAGGAGAAAAAGTCCGTCTCCACAGGCAGCTGATATTCCTTGATAACAGTTATATAGGGACATTTCACAGTGTATTTTTGAGATTTTTAAAGAGATTTCCTGAAAAATCAAAAATAGATAATAGTTTTTCAATACTGCCTGAAGGTCAAATAGACCAGTGGCTTGAACTATTGTTTGACAAATGGATAGAAGCTGATTTTGAAAATGATAAGGACAGATGGGAGGAGATTTTAGGTTTATTTGAGGGGAAAATAAATCTGGTTAAAAAATTTCTGAAAGCCTTATACAGTAACCGTTTAAAGCTAAGTTTTTCAGAAATTAACCTTGAAAATCAAAAACAGGAAATACAGAAAATAAAAAAACAGATTTTTGAAGTAAAAGATGAATTTATTAAAAATCCTATTTATGAAATTTTGAAAAATGCAGAAAAGGAATATCCTCAGGCTTTCAAATTAAAGCCATCTGAGATTTTGAATGCAATTGAAAATGATGCCATTTTAAGTCTTAGACTGGAAGAATTTTTTATAAAAAAAAGCATACCTAACAGTGTTCCAGCAGACCTGAAGAAAGAGCTTAAACAGATAACCAAATCCCCTGAATTTCTGCATCTACAAAACAAACTTATAGGCTTAATCAAAGAATACCAGCAGGAATTTGCTGATTATAGAGCAAATCTCATTCTATCCAAATTTTATCAATTCCTTGATTTTGTTAAAAAAGAAAAAACTGAGAAAAAAATAATTGATTTTGATGATATTCTCCAGAAAACTTTGGAACTACTTGAGGATAATCAGGCTACAGAACATCTAAAAGACCAGTTTAAATATATATTTGTTGATGAGTTTCAGGATACAGACAGAATTCAGACAGAAATCTTAAAAAGGATTTCAGACCATAATATATATGTTTTTGGAGACCCTAAACAGTGTATATACACCTGGAGAAATGCCGACCTTGATATTTATTTTGATTTCTTAGAGAAAAATAATTTTCAGGATAAGATACTTGATACTAACTACAGAAGCACACCACAGCTTGTTGAGTTTTTTAATAGATTATTTTCTGATACGGAAATTCTGGCACATATCAACGAAGAGTTCAGAAAGCCTGTTAAACCTTCAAAAAACAACAGTATAGAAGACCCAGCAGTAAGACTGATTAGCATAAAAGACACCCCTGAAAAGCAGGAGATTACAGCAGAAGCATTTGCAACAGCACAAGTTATAAATCAACTTGTTTTAAATGGTAGATATGATTACAGGGATATATCCATTTTATTTGACAGGAATGATGATATTAATGAATTTTTAAATATATTCAATCAACTTGGTATCCCTGCAGTTTCTCTAACAAATATTAGATATTCACAATTACCTGAAATCAGGCTATTAATAGATTGTTTAAGATTTATTGAAAATCCAGAAGACAGCCTTCTGGCAACCTGTATTCTAAAATCTCCTGTTGTTCTATCTTCAGATGAGGAAATTTATAAAAATGGTCTAAAGTCTGAACATAGATTTTTCAGATTGTTAAAAGGACTATCAGACCAGAAATACAAATTATCAGTAGAGCAAATCATAGACAGGATTTTTCAGGAGTTTCCATTTCTTGAGGTGTTTTCTGTTATGGAGGATGGTCTGCAGAAAGTAAAAAATCTCAAGATGGTCAAAACACTGGCAAAGAAAAAAACATTTGATAGTATTTCCCTGCAGGAGTTTATCAGATTTTTGGAAGATTATGAGGCAACTCCTGTTAACTCTAAGGATAATGCTGTTCAACTTATGACAATGCACAAATCAAAGGGATTGCAAAACGAAGTTATTATTATTCCGTTGATATGGAAAAATTTTAATCTGAAACTTTTTGGGAATATTCATATATATGAAGACAAGCCTCTTATTTACCTGTCAAAAGCAAAAAGCAAGTTATTAAATGATGAAAATATAGAAAAATTTCTTAAAGACAGGATACTGCAAGAAAAGATTAGATTGTTTTATGTTGCAACCACAAGGGCAAAAGAACAGCTAATATTTATTTCAGCAAATAACAAGGGAGGTAAGAATTCTATCTTATCCCTGATAAATGAGTTTTTACCTGATAAAACAGGTATACATCACGAGGAATTCAGATATGAAGATATAACACCTGAAAGCCAAGCTCAACAAACAGAGCCTATTGATTTACTGCAGCTAAAAGAGGTAGAACAGAAAGAGAAAAAAATAAGAAACATAAGTTTTGATAAAGAAAGATTTACCTCGGTAACAAAACTGATGGAGGAAGAGAAAGAAGAAATTAGCTTTGGAAAAAAATCAGAAGAAAATCTGGGAATTTATATCGGAATTTTAACCCATGAGGTTCTGGAAGATTTAGATTTTGAGAACTTTTCTACTGAGCAGCTGGAAAAACTTGTTCAGCAGAAAAAAAATATTGTACCCCAGCATCTTCAAGAAAAAGTTATCCAGTATGTTGAAGAAATTATGGAGAGATTTCTAAATTCAGAAATATATAAAGAATTAAAAACCAGCCAGATTTTATTCAGAGAGCTTCCTTTTATTCTAAAGGACAACTCGTCTTTTGTGGAAGGTCGTATAGACATAGTTTATAGAAAAAATAAAAAAATTTATGTAATGGATTTTAAAACAAATAGATATGAAAGTCCTCAAGAGAAAGATAATATTATCCGTCAGTATCAAAAGCAAAAGGAATATTATCTAAAAGCAATAAAGAAACTATTTCCTGAAGAAGATATATATTTTTCGTTAGGATTATTATGGAAAGGGGAAATTGTATTAATACCATAA
- a CDS encoding PD-(D/E)XK nuclease family protein: MKERFFCGSYSYLKEKLSEIIIQINKNQPGSKLTFIVHSNQMKQAFKEYLTDKAGILVNAKFYTPIDIAKEIAEVEPMQNFEKQLILKKVMFDNGFELEGLVEEYGLLTQQIKEYEISTEKINNPVVRKIVQDYINLTGKEIIDREDTHKIATSKDTNFQTDYLFIIGIKSVAPIHQKLFKKLKKLSKEIFVFLPFFFDSGYYENHDHFKTLRAFYEELSETPPEIEKTDNPNVKTGKYVYRFFYEDLPVKNPDLQVYQATGIEEEVEYVAIDIVGKLLDGVQPHQIGVIIPDIQKYIPQLKEIFRKYNIPYYLFEENRFLDDPIYSRLFGIFQIKLQEFSKESVLKVLSPELLDLPDLDSLYLKILQENNLSSYQDWESFVFEGDNSPLKELLGILNSLPEQASIKEFIKYFEDIKDRYTTCEKCKEFLENIFEFLLENRIYSEFFSEISYKEFVSIVETFFSQENKENRKTGDFVSVLTPSAAEGNNFEYIYFLNLNSGVYPSPLREEILATASELGMDYPFHVLMQELANFAAILDKGKQIKLFYTATDTEKRSLYPSVFVNEVIRITEKEPEKIQVQPVLYTDFVLHNGDKLASPVSYEFTKENFIYDFVNIKKPISPTGFAVYVNCPYKYFWDAIIGVAQEEIDRRQIPAYETGKFIHDILYRYYKGQITTQQIEKEFEEFFEKQKRFLLPAYIPVEYTRIKLLKEKTIDFLKKDELRMKENGIKIDLELLEKELSNGIFKGRIDRAEKDPEGFYYIADYKTGNVKELHKTFERELKKKYIQLLIYKKLLEQEGKQVKNVAIFAINDHTKKYFYFGENLDFTALEEYLDEMVNQLFSKKFHPEQNDECRYCPYLTFCHRDNIQEQEDA; this comes from the coding sequence ATGAAAGAAAGATTTTTCTGTGGAAGCTATTCTTATCTGAAAGAAAAACTCTCTGAAATTATCATTCAGATAAATAAAAACCAGCCGGGAAGCAAACTTACATTTATAGTCCACTCAAACCAGATGAAACAGGCTTTCAAGGAGTATCTAACAGATAAGGCAGGTATACTGGTCAATGCAAAATTTTACACCCCTATTGATATAGCAAAGGAAATTGCAGAAGTAGAGCCTATGCAAAATTTTGAAAAGCAGCTGATATTGAAAAAAGTTATGTTTGATAATGGTTTTGAGCTGGAAGGACTTGTTGAGGAATATGGTCTGTTAACCCAGCAGATTAAAGAGTATGAAATATCCACAGAAAAAATAAATAATCCTGTAGTCAGAAAAATAGTTCAGGATTATATAAATCTAACAGGAAAAGAGATTATAGACAGGGAAGACACACATAAGATTGCAACATCAAAAGACACCAATTTTCAGACTGATTATCTGTTTATAATTGGTATTAAATCAGTTGCCCCTATTCATCAGAAATTATTCAAAAAGCTTAAGAAACTTTCTAAAGAAATATTTGTATTTTTGCCATTTTTCTTTGATAGCGGATATTATGAAAACCACGACCATTTCAAAACCCTAAGAGCCTTTTATGAAGAATTATCAGAAACTCCACCTGAGATAGAAAAAACAGATAACCCAAATGTAAAAACAGGCAAATATGTATATAGATTTTTCTATGAGGATTTACCTGTGAAAAATCCTGATTTACAGGTATATCAGGCGACAGGCATAGAAGAGGAGGTCGAATATGTTGCGATAGATATTGTTGGTAAATTACTTGATGGAGTGCAACCCCATCAAATAGGAGTTATAATTCCAGATATCCAGAAATATATACCTCAGTTAAAGGAGATTTTCCGAAAATATAACATTCCATATTATCTGTTTGAGGAAAACAGATTTTTAGATGACCCGATTTACAGCCGTCTTTTTGGAATTTTTCAAATTAAACTTCAGGAATTCTCAAAGGAAAGTGTGTTGAAGGTTTTATCTCCAGAGCTTCTGGATTTACCAGATTTAGACAGCTTATATCTGAAAATCCTTCAGGAAAATAATCTGAGTAGCTATCAGGACTGGGAGAGTTTTGTTTTTGAAGGAGATAATTCCCCTTTAAAAGAACTCCTCGGGATTTTAAACTCGCTGCCAGAACAGGCAAGTATAAAAGAGTTTATAAAATATTTTGAAGATATAAAGGACAGGTATACAACCTGTGAAAAATGCAAAGAATTCCTTGAAAATATTTTTGAGTTTTTACTGGAAAACAGAATTTACTCTGAATTTTTCTCAGAAATATCCTATAAGGAATTTGTTTCTATAGTAGAAACTTTTTTCAGTCAGGAAAATAAAGAAAACCGCAAAACAGGAGATTTTGTTTCTGTTCTTACCCCTTCAGCTGCAGAGGGAAATAATTTTGAATATATATATTTTCTGAACCTGAATTCTGGAGTTTATCCTTCACCACTCCGTGAAGAAATCCTTGCTACTGCTTCAGAGCTGGGAATGGATTATCCCTTTCATGTGCTTATGCAGGAGCTTGCAAATTTTGCAGCAATACTGGACAAAGGCAAACAGATTAAGCTGTTTTACACTGCTACAGATACAGAAAAAAGAAGCCTATACCCATCTGTTTTTGTAAATGAAGTGATTAGAATAACAGAAAAAGAACCTGAAAAAATCCAAGTTCAACCTGTTTTATACACTGATTTTGTTTTACACAATGGGGATAAGCTGGCAAGCCCTGTAAGTTATGAATTTACAAAGGAAAATTTTATTTATGACTTTGTAAATATAAAAAAGCCTATTTCCCCGACAGGCTTTGCTGTTTATGTAAACTGCCCATATAAATACTTCTGGGATGCGATTATTGGAGTAGCTCAGGAAGAAATTGACAGAAGACAAATTCCTGCCTATGAGACAGGGAAGTTCATACATGATATTTTATACAGGTATTATAAGGGACAAATTACCACCCAACAGATTGAAAAAGAATTTGAGGAATTTTTTGAAAAACAAAAAAGATTTTTACTTCCTGCATATATCCCTGTGGAATACACCAGAATAAAGCTTTTAAAAGAAAAGACCATAGATTTTCTCAAAAAAGATGAACTCAGGATGAAAGAAAATGGAATAAAAATAGATTTAGAGCTCCTTGAAAAAGAGTTATCAAATGGAATATTCAAAGGCAGAATAGACAGAGCAGAAAAAGACCCTGAAGGCTTTTATTATATAGCAGATTATAAAACCGGTAATGTAAAAGAATTACATAAAACCTTTGAAAGAGAGTTGAAGAAAAAATACATCCAGCTGCTTATATACAAAAAACTTCTTGAACAGGAAGGCAAACAGGTTAAAAATGTGGCGATATTTGCCATAAATGACCATACAAAAAAATATTTTTACTTCGGGGAAAATCTTGATTTTACTGCCCTTGAAGAGTATCTGGACGAGATGGTAAATCAGCTTTTCAGCAAAAAATTCCATCCTGAACAAAATGATGAATGTAGGTATTGCCCTTACTTAACTTTTTGTCATAGAGACAATATACAGGAGCAGGAAGATGCCTAA
- a CDS encoding TonB-dependent receptor produces MKKSIIFATCGALISGVVFAASEESMLSLIKKYEEAADLSKKTREESLGHIIVYTRKELETMRVYTLTDLLRILPLNNNLPNNYGVETLIFPGGGNSIPIIYRLYIDDHEVSSINTSSPFLTYDRYPLDHIDHVEVYYSSGAISVTTEPSKIIIKLYTKKPERENTTKLRGSLSSKKSYTLDLFSAYKRGKNISYLINFSKAYFRFPRPEINGQPVSRNQFRKDLFLKFIYYKTEIELSLADVKRGSFFGMSADKSPDYAYTHSFDSYLVLSQKFDRNTKLVISYDFQKRKHKEQNKASDGGLIIPKLFNPSQPPIVEYYESLNLHKFSVVLNKKIKTTKNLLLLGTFWRYYAEDTLNNYYIDALNTKHDITDTPRVKNYYIGSVYMENSYNINDKNLIILGANLDKFKFYGQKSKDELNLRAGFISFINSKLMFKSFISRYYVIPSLLMIELSENNKLKPMKVNAYTGEVRYKSKHNEIKVFAGYYRIDDIVKLDYEKMVLINSGGSANFHEYGVTLRRNFTDYLFSEINYWFTDVGKNCFSPDRGGYFRLGGNFDKLKLYTDLVYKGDYKPYGIHIKESYNLRLSVSYNLPEGWNFTLTGDNLLKRAEKKAYLGLDKGAVSLYYRQIIFTVEKLF; encoded by the coding sequence ATGAAGAAAAGTATAATTTTTGCAACCTGCGGGGCTTTAATATCAGGCGTTGTTTTTGCAGCATCAGAGGAAAGTATGCTTTCACTGATAAAAAAATATGAAGAAGCTGCAGACCTATCCAAAAAAACCAGAGAAGAAAGTCTGGGACATATCATAGTTTATACACGAAAAGAATTAGAAACAATGCGTGTCTATACCTTAACGGATTTACTCCGAATATTACCTTTAAATAACAATTTACCTAATAATTATGGAGTAGAAACTCTTATATTTCCCGGAGGAGGAAATAGTATTCCTATTATTTATAGATTATATATAGATGACCATGAAGTAAGTTCAATAAATACCTCCAGTCCATTTTTGACCTACGATAGATATCCTTTAGACCATATAGACCATGTGGAAGTCTATTATTCATCTGGAGCAATAAGTGTTACAACAGAGCCTTCAAAAATCATAATAAAGTTATATACCAAGAAACCTGAAAGAGAAAATACTACAAAATTAAGAGGTTCTCTAAGTTCAAAAAAATCATATACATTAGACCTTTTTTCTGCTTATAAACGGGGGAAAAATATTTCTTATCTAATTAATTTCAGCAAAGCATACTTTAGATTTCCCAGACCTGAAATTAATGGTCAACCTGTAAGTAGAAACCAGTTTAGAAAAGATTTATTTCTCAAGTTTATTTATTATAAAACCGAGATTGAACTTTCTTTAGCTGATGTAAAAAGGGGAAGTTTTTTTGGTATGTCTGCCGATAAATCTCCAGACTATGCTTATACCCACTCTTTTGATAGTTACTTAGTACTTTCCCAGAAATTTGATAGAAATACGAAACTTGTTATTTCGTATGATTTCCAAAAAAGAAAACATAAAGAACAAAACAAAGCAAGCGATGGAGGGCTTATTATCCCTAAACTTTTCAATCCATCTCAACCTCCTATTGTGGAATATTATGAGAGTTTAAATCTTCACAAATTTTCTGTTGTTCTGAATAAAAAGATAAAAACCACTAAAAATCTTCTTTTACTGGGAACTTTCTGGAGATATTATGCAGAAGACACGCTGAACAACTATTATATTGATGCTTTAAATACAAAACATGATATAACAGATACCCCCAGGGTAAAAAATTATTATATAGGCTCGGTATATATGGAAAACAGCTATAATATAAATGATAAGAATTTAATAATTTTAGGAGCAAATCTGGATAAATTTAAATTTTATGGTCAAAAAAGCAAAGATGAATTAAACTTAAGAGCCGGGTTTATTTCTTTTATAAACTCAAAGTTAATGTTTAAAAGTTTCATTTCAAGATATTATGTTATTCCTTCTCTACTGATGATTGAGCTGTCTGAAAATAATAAACTTAAGCCTATGAAAGTTAATGCATATACAGGAGAGGTAAGATATAAATCAAAACACAATGAAATAAAAGTTTTTGCAGGATATTATCGCATAGATGATATAGTAAAGTTGGATTATGAGAAGATGGTGTTAATTAACAGTGGTGGCTCTGCGAACTTCCATGAGTACGGAGTTACCCTACGGCGAAATTTTACTGATTACTTATTCTCAGAGATTAATTATTGGTTTACAGATGTTGGCAAAAATTGTTTTTCTCCAGATAGGGGAGGTTATTTTAGATTAGGAGGAAATTTTGATAAACTGAAGTTATACACTGACCTTGTCTATAAAGGGGATTATAAACCTTATGGTATACATATCAAAGAAAGTTATAATCTCAGGCTTTCTGTTTCTTATAATCTGCCTGAGGGATGGAATTTTACACTCACAGGAGATAACTTACTTAAAAGAGCTGAAAAGAAGGCTTATCTGGGTTTAGATAAAGGAGCTGTATCACTTTATTATAGACAAATAATATTTACGGTAGAGAAACTATTTTGA
- a CDS encoding aminodeoxychorismate/anthranilate synthase component II yields the protein MKILMIDNYDSFTYNIVQYFYELGAEVLVKRNNEIDIEHIKSLDDIDAIVISPGPCTPNEAGISVQVIKEFKGIYPIFGVCLGHQSIGAAFGAKIVKAKCLMHGKTSDIYHTEEGLFEGIPSPFKAVRYHSLVIDRNTLPEDIKITAWTKEDNEIMAIEHTKYPIWGVQFHPESILTEYGKKLLKNFMELAQKSKGKLKTMSNS from the coding sequence ATGAAAATATTAATGATAGATAACTATGATTCCTTTACATATAACATAGTTCAGTACTTTTATGAGTTAGGTGCAGAGGTTTTGGTTAAAAGAAATAATGAAATAGATATTGAGCATATAAAATCCCTTGATGATATTGATGCTATTGTTATATCACCGGGACCCTGTACCCCTAATGAAGCCGGTATTTCTGTTCAGGTTATAAAAGAGTTTAAAGGTATTTATCCTATCTTTGGGGTGTGTCTGGGACATCAATCTATAGGAGCTGCTTTTGGGGCAAAAATAGTAAAGGCAAAATGTCTTATGCACGGGAAAACTTCCGATATTTACCACACAGAAGAAGGCTTGTTTGAAGGAATACCATCTCCTTTTAAAGCAGTCAGATATCACTCCCTTGTTATAGATAGAAATACCCTCCCAGAAGATATTAAAATAACTGCATGGACTAAGGAAGATAATGAAATAATGGCTATAGAGCATACAAAATATCCAATCTGGGGGGTTCAGTTTCATCCAGAGTCTATTCTTACCGAATACGGAAAAAAACTTTTAAAAAACTTTATGGAACTTGCTCAAAAATCAAAAGGGAAATTAAAGACTATGTCAAATTCCTGA
- a CDS encoding bifunctional diguanylate cyclase/phosphodiesterase has translation MNFDFKYKKRKFIYTILGLIGSLLAILYIYSSIVPAIEEKIEKKIIYNSTIDVINAIKNTIRMNLPKEDFIKKVLKDNNYRKSLSKALSVFLSDRLEYIFLIFRDRGKYRYLLDISKNNDKLYPGFLFVPLYDEEKVLEKVIKEKNEQVVIHKDINTIGITYYLPIIQENKVKSVLIADFSFETLGEIKNLMSFIKEILLAAGITIVGLILFSGYSFYRNVLLKEKIFIDSLTGVYNRSYLENLYNSLNLNDYVILLLDVDYFKNINDTYGHQVGDEILKNVSEILKESLRGEDYIIRYGGEEFLILLKKSEEDKEGKWALHVAEKLLQKIRTHKYKNIKITASIGINLNAAEARNLTDAIKKADIALYKAKNSGRDRLEIYSLHEEKGNITLAELKEVLESNKIECWYQPIINMKTGEPLYFEALARIYHQGEYLVPARFIDLIKGTFMYAKFTKAIIEYNIKILQENPQLKVSINMSPSDFVNETTIELLLSANKDIVRRLKLEVLETEEIHNYKSLKTNINKLVEAGYQIVLDDFGAGYVDFYYITDIDAKYLKLDGSMIRQLTDNERYYKLTKHLVSFCKDMDKTPIAEFVENKKILDILLELGIEYGQGYYFSRPIPIEEVIKKYFS, from the coding sequence ATGAATTTTGATTTTAAATATAAAAAAAGAAAATTTATATATACAATTTTAGGACTTATAGGCTCTCTTTTAGCCATTCTTTATATTTACAGTAGTATTGTGCCTGCTATTGAGGAAAAAATAGAGAAAAAAATTATATATAATTCAACTATAGATGTTATCAACGCTATAAAAAATACAATTCGCATGAACCTTCCAAAAGAAGACTTTATTAAAAAAGTATTGAAAGACAATAACTATAGAAAATCTCTATCCAAAGCCTTATCTGTATTTTTGTCAGATAGACTTGAATACATTTTCTTAATTTTTAGAGATAGAGGTAAGTATAGATATCTTCTGGATATAAGCAAAAATAATGATAAGCTCTATCCAGGTTTCCTATTTGTACCCCTTTACGATGAAGAAAAAGTATTAGAAAAGGTAATTAAAGAGAAAAATGAACAGGTTGTAATTCACAAAGATATAAATACTATAGGTATTACCTATTACTTGCCAATAATCCAGGAAAACAAGGTTAAATCAGTATTAATCGCTGACTTCTCTTTTGAAACATTAGGAGAGATAAAAAATCTAATGAGCTTTATAAAAGAAATATTATTAGCTGCAGGTATAACCATAGTAGGATTAATACTTTTTTCTGGCTATTCTTTTTATCGGAATGTTCTCTTAAAGGAAAAGATATTTATTGATTCTCTTACCGGTGTTTATAACAGAAGTTATCTGGAAAATTTATATAACTCATTAAATCTAAATGATTATGTTATTTTACTTTTAGACGTAGATTATTTCAAAAACATAAATGATACCTACGGACATCAAGTTGGAGACGAAATCTTAAAAAATGTCTCAGAGATTTTAAAAGAGAGTTTACGGGGAGAAGATTATATAATTCGGTATGGAGGTGAAGAATTTCTTATTCTACTCAAAAAAAGTGAAGAGGATAAAGAAGGAAAGTGGGCATTACACGTAGCAGAAAAACTTCTCCAGAAAATAAGGACACACAAATACAAAAATATTAAAATAACTGCCTCTATTGGTATTAATTTAAATGCTGCCGAAGCAAGAAACCTAACAGATGCAATAAAAAAAGCAGATATAGCACTTTATAAAGCTAAGAATAGTGGTAGGGATAGACTTGAAATATATTCTCTCCATGAAGAAAAAGGAAATATTACACTTGCTGAACTAAAAGAAGTATTGGAAAGTAATAAAATTGAATGTTGGTATCAGCCCATTATTAATATGAAGACTGGAGAGCCTCTTTATTTTGAGGCTTTAGCGAGAATATATCATCAGGGAGAGTATCTGGTACCAGCAAGGTTTATAGATTTAATAAAAGGAACATTTATGTATGCGAAATTTACCAAAGCTATAATTGAATATAATATAAAAATACTGCAAGAAAATCCTCAGTTGAAAGTCAGTATAAATATGTCTCCTTCTGACTTTGTAAATGAAACTACTATAGAGCTTCTACTCTCGGCAAATAAAGATATAGTTAGAAGGCTGAAATTGGAAGTTCTTGAAACAGAGGAAATTCATAACTATAAATCCTTAAAAACAAATATCAATAAATTAGTAGAAGCCGGATATCAAATAGTGCTGGATGATTTTGGGGCTGGATATGTAGATTTTTACTATATAACAGATATAGATGCAAAGTATTTAAAGTTAGACGGTTCAATGATTAGACAATTGACAGACAATGAAAGGTATTACAAACTTACAAAACATCTTGTTTCCTTCTGTAAGGATATGGATAAAACCCCAATAGCAGAATTTGTGGAAAATAAGAAAATTCTTGACATATTACTTGAATTAGGAATAGAGTATGGACAGGGCTACTATTTTTCACGACCTATTCCCATTGAAGAAGTTATTAAAAAATATTTTTCTTGA